In one Marinitoga sp. 1197 genomic region, the following are encoded:
- a CDS encoding PD-(D/E)XK nuclease domain-containing protein: protein MFKGRNYYEGVYQYNLDQFLSAYIELLGGKVYPETQIGGGRIDLMVMYNRKEYLIEIKANIIKYEYEIAKRQIKEYIKRKGLKEGWLIIYSNTIKDFEYITEGENGIKLHIWFIKTNFENPSKAK from the coding sequence ATGTTCAAAGGCAGAAACTATTATGAAGGGGTGTATCAATATAATCTTGACCAATTCTTAAGTGCATACATAGAATTACTTGGAGGAAAAGTATATCCAGAAACACAAATAGGCGGAGGAAGAATAGATTTAATGGTAATGTATAACAGAAAAGAATATTTAATAGAAATAAAAGCAAACATAATAAAATATGAATACGAAATAGCCAAAAGACAAATAAAAGAATATATAAAAAGAAAAGGGCTAAAAGAAGGATGGTTAATAATATATTCAAATACAATAAAAGATTTTGAATATATAACAGAAGGAGAAAATGGAATAAAATTACATATTTGGTTTATAAAAACCAATTTTGAAAATCCTTCAAAAGCAAAATAA
- the queA gene encoding tRNA preQ1(34) S-adenosylmethionine ribosyltransferase-isomerase QueA: MKKPLYEVNDFDYYLPEEYIAQKPANPRDSSRLMVLNRKKQNIEHKIFRDIIDYLKPGDLMVINNTKVIPARLYGQKTTGAKVEVLLLEKTHEDNTWKALVRPGSKLKKGAEIRFSDDLYAKIIEHNSDGSRIINFISDKDVWEEIEKIGNMPLPPYIKNQDVPKDRYQTEYAKIQGAVAAPTAGLHFTKELLEKIKNKGIEFAEVTLHVGLGTFRPVKVERIEEHEMHEEYYEVPENTVKKIKEYKKNNGRIISVGTTVVRTLETIALLPEQKAYMGTTDIFIYPPYEFKLIDALITNFHLPKSTLLMLVSSFGGYDFIMKAYKTAVEEKYRFFSFGDSMFIY, encoded by the coding sequence ATGAAAAAGCCGTTGTATGAAGTAAATGATTTTGATTATTATTTACCCGAAGAATATATTGCACAAAAACCAGCTAACCCCAGAGATTCATCCAGATTAATGGTTTTAAACAGAAAAAAACAAAATATCGAACATAAAATTTTTAGAGATATTATTGATTACTTAAAACCAGGTGATTTAATGGTTATAAATAATACAAAAGTTATTCCGGCAAGATTATATGGTCAGAAAACAACAGGTGCAAAAGTAGAAGTTTTGCTATTGGAAAAAACACATGAAGACAATACTTGGAAAGCTCTAGTAAGACCTGGGTCAAAGCTAAAAAAGGGTGCAGAAATAAGGTTTTCTGACGATTTATATGCAAAAATCATTGAACATAATTCTGATGGTTCAAGGATAATTAATTTTATTTCAGATAAAGATGTATGGGAAGAAATTGAAAAAATTGGAAATATGCCATTACCGCCATATATAAAAAATCAGGATGTTCCAAAAGACAGATATCAAACGGAATATGCTAAAATACAAGGTGCAGTTGCCGCACCAACTGCAGGGCTTCATTTTACAAAAGAGTTATTGGAAAAGATTAAAAATAAGGGAATAGAGTTTGCAGAAGTTACATTACATGTAGGGCTTGGAACTTTCAGACCAGTAAAAGTTGAAAGAATTGAAGAACATGAAATGCATGAAGAATATTATGAAGTTCCTGAAAATACCGTAAAAAAAATTAAAGAGTATAAAAAAAATAATGGAAGAATTATAAGTGTAGGAACAACTGTTGTCAGAACTCTTGAAACAATTGCGTTATTACCTGAACAAAAAGCGTATATGGGAACTACAGATATTTTTATTTATCCACCATATGAATTTAAGTTAATAGATGCGTTGATAACGAATTTTCATTTACCGAAATCGACGCTTTTAATGCTTGTTTCATCATTTGGAGGATATGATTTTATTATGAAAGCTTATAAAACAGCGGTTGAAGAAAAATATAGATTTTTTTCATTTGGAGACTCAATGTTTATATATTAG
- the cysK gene encoding cysteine synthase A produces MIDRGIGGTPIIMLSKIVKPNKIFVKLEKNNITGSVKDRAAYFMIRKAEVDGALKKKIIVEPTSGNTGIALAAIGKSRGYTVILTMPESMSVERRKILEKYGAELILTPADKGMKGSIEKALEIVKERDAFMPNQFENPANVLAHELTTGPEILKQMDYNLDIFVAGVGTGGTITGVGKVLKKFFKDKIKIVAVEPENSAVISGKEPGKHKIQGIGAGFIPKNLDVTILDEVITIKDEEAFEMQDILAKKEGLFVGISAAANIFAAIKLTQKYPEKKIVTIAPDSGDKYLSLI; encoded by the coding sequence ATGATTGATAGAGGAATTGGCGGAACACCAATAATAATGCTCTCGAAAATTGTAAAACCAAACAAAATATTTGTTAAACTTGAAAAAAACAATATAACAGGTAGCGTAAAAGATAGGGCAGCTTATTTTATGATTAGAAAAGCAGAAGTAGATGGAGCATTAAAGAAAAAAATAATAGTTGAACCAACAAGCGGAAATACAGGAATTGCTCTGGCAGCAATTGGAAAAAGTAGAGGATATACTGTAATTTTAACAATGCCTGAAAGTATGAGTGTTGAAAGAAGAAAAATCTTGGAAAAATATGGTGCTGAGTTGATATTAACTCCTGCAGACAAGGGGATGAAAGGTTCGATAGAAAAAGCATTGGAAATAGTGAAAGAAAGAGATGCTTTTATGCCAAATCAATTTGAAAATCCTGCAAATGTATTAGCTCATGAATTGACCACAGGTCCAGAAATATTAAAACAAATGGATTACAATTTAGATATTTTTGTAGCTGGTGTTGGTACTGGCGGAACAATAACTGGAGTTGGAAAGGTTTTAAAAAAATTTTTTAAAGATAAAATAAAAATAGTTGCAGTTGAACCAGAAAATTCAGCTGTTATTTCAGGTAAAGAACCTGGGAAACATAAAATCCAAGGAATTGGAGCAGGATTTATTCCAAAGAATTTAGATGTAACAATTTTAGATGAAGTTATAACCATAAAAGATGAAGAAGCATTTGAAATGCAAGATATTTTAGCTAAGAAAGAAGGTTTATTTGTAGGGATTTCAGCTGCTGCAAACATTTTTGCAGCAATTAAATTAACACAAAAATATCCTGAAAAAAAGATAGTAACAATTGCACCAGATTCTGGAGATAAATATTTGAGTTTGATTTAA
- the tsaE gene encoding tRNA (adenosine(37)-N6)-threonylcarbamoyltransferase complex ATPase subunit type 1 TsaE: MKILLYGDLGTGKTTFTKGFIKNLLKDENLTVTSPTFALVRVYDNSVRIYHADLYRLSDPEEIPYVGLFEDNDGIYLIEWPERLEYYLPEEYLQIHLFYNSDNMEYRDIDIIPVGKRYIDIFEKLKEEL, translated from the coding sequence ATGAAAATATTATTATATGGTGATTTAGGAACAGGAAAAACTACTTTTACAAAAGGATTTATAAAAAATTTGTTAAAGGATGAAAATTTAACTGTTACTTCTCCAACATTTGCTCTAGTCAGGGTTTATGATAATTCTGTTAGAATTTATCATGCTGATTTATACAGACTATCAGATCCTGAAGAAATCCCATATGTTGGATTGTTTGAAGATAATGATGGAATATATTTAATTGAATGGCCAGAACGGCTTGAATATTATTTGCCTGAGGAATATCTTCAAATACATTTGTTTTATAACAGTGATAATATGGAATATAGAGATATTGATATAATACCAGTTGGAAAAAGATATATAGATATATTCGAAAAATTAAAGGAGGAATTATGA
- a CDS encoding FGGY family carbohydrate kinase: MNYYLAIDEGTSSTRTLLFDESFNLIDLSQKEINMIYPKPGWVEQDAEELYHKTEETMVEVVERNNLSWNDIIGIGITNQRETIVAWDKNTGNPLTNAIVWQCRRTDELINRYPAEFWREVKRKTGLVKDPYFSGSKIVWMIENVPAVKEAYKNGNLKVGTIESWLTFKLSGKHVTDLSNASRTQLLNIHALDWDDEILKTFGLSKDILPEVVGTAIDKGFETKFGPKIYGMIGDQQSALFGQRAFEIGDAKCTYGTGAFVLMNSGAMPPKPHPGLITSIGWKIDDEIIYSLEGSIFTVGAFFKWLKDIEMIKEYTDLEKYSRNIENGGVYIVPALSGLGTPYWDSDARGLIIGLTRATKKENIIRAALESVAFSVREVIDSMQEAVWTKIRKMNVDGGATKNKLLMEIQSDLLNAEIFVPEFQEITALGAAFMAAIGSKNLSINEIKNLQFSGIKIMPKDNEKLEKDYYIWREAVLRSKGWIKSTNISY, encoded by the coding sequence ATGAATTATTATTTAGCTATCGATGAAGGAACAAGCAGTACAAGAACTTTGTTATTTGATGAAAGTTTTAATTTAATTGATTTATCGCAAAAAGAAATAAATATGATTTATCCAAAACCAGGATGGGTTGAACAGGATGCGGAAGAATTATATCATAAAACAGAAGAAACTATGGTTGAAGTGGTTGAAAGGAATAATCTCAGCTGGAATGATATTATTGGAATAGGAATTACAAATCAAAGAGAAACTATTGTTGCATGGGATAAAAATACTGGAAATCCATTAACAAATGCTATAGTATGGCAATGTAGAAGAACTGATGAATTAATTAATAGATATCCAGCCGAATTCTGGAGGGAGGTAAAAAGAAAAACCGGATTGGTAAAAGACCCTTATTTCTCAGGTTCTAAAATCGTATGGATGATAGAAAATGTACCAGCAGTAAAAGAAGCCTATAAAAACGGAAATTTAAAGGTTGGAACTATTGAATCCTGGTTGACATTTAAATTATCTGGAAAACATGTTACTGATCTTTCAAATGCATCAAGAACACAATTATTGAACATACATGCTCTTGATTGGGATGATGAAATTTTAAAGACATTTGGACTTTCAAAAGATATTTTACCTGAAGTTGTTGGTACTGCCATTGATAAAGGTTTTGAAACAAAATTTGGACCAAAGATTTATGGAATGATTGGTGATCAACAATCTGCGTTATTTGGTCAAAGAGCATTTGAAATAGGAGATGCAAAGTGTACTTATGGTACAGGTGCTTTTGTTTTGATGAATTCTGGAGCCATGCCACCAAAACCCCATCCCGGATTAATAACCTCAATTGGATGGAAAATAGACGATGAAATTATATATTCACTTGAAGGTAGTATTTTTACCGTTGGTGCGTTTTTTAAATGGTTAAAAGATATAGAAATGATTAAAGAGTATACAGATTTAGAAAAATATTCGAGGAATATTGAAAATGGAGGAGTTTACATTGTTCCAGCTTTAAGCGGACTTGGAACACCTTATTGGGATTCAGATGCAAGGGGTTTGATTATAGGATTAACAAGGGCAACAAAAAAAGAAAATATTATTAGAGCTGCTTTAGAATCTGTTGCCTTTAGTGTAAGAGAAGTTATAGATTCCATGCAAGAAGCAGTTTGGACAAAGATAAGAAAAATGAATGTTGATGGAGGTGCTACAAAAAATAAACTTTTAATGGAAATACAAAGCGACTTATTAAACGCAGAAATTTTTGTTCCTGAATTTCAAGAAATCACAGCTTTAGGTGCAGCTTTTATGGCCGCTATTGGTTCAAAAAATCTTTCTATTAATGAAATAAAAAATTTGCAATTTTCAGGTATAAAGATAATGCCAAAAGACAATGAAAAATTAGAAAAGGACTATTATATCTGGAGGGAGGCAGTATTAAGATCAAAAGGCTGGATAAAATCAACGAACATAAGTTATTAG
- the ychF gene encoding redox-regulated ATPase YchF — MKIGILGLPLTGKTTIFSLLTNKPYDGSYKKDAEERVANVRDERIEKLAEMYNPKKTVYATLNFIDIPSYNPAADRKEKNRILQMIQTVDAIILVVRAFKNDSVPFPEGAESPVDQLDTLKTEMIIRDLEVVENRLSRLIEQNRKKKPTKEEERQVKILEEIKPILEDGKFASKIELSDEDKKLISSLALFTLKPIIVVVNVDEDQLMEEEYPEKEELVNACKDENFAYIEICGKTEADLVELDDDEREEFMKELGIERPGIDRLSKTVYDHLGLITFFTVGEDEVRAWTINQGTTMKKAAGKIHTDLEKGFVKAEVMHYEDLINLGSEDEVKKAGLWRLAGKEEIVKDGEILTIRANA; from the coding sequence ATGAAGATAGGAATTTTAGGTTTACCTTTAACAGGAAAGACTACAATTTTTTCGTTATTGACTAATAAGCCATATGATGGTAGTTATAAGAAAGATGCGGAAGAAAGAGTGGCAAATGTTAGAGATGAAAGAATTGAAAAGTTAGCTGAAATGTATAATCCTAAAAAAACTGTATATGCTACATTAAATTTTATTGATATTCCAAGTTATAATCCTGCAGCCGATAGAAAAGAAAAGAATAGGATTTTACAGATGATTCAAACTGTTGATGCAATAATTCTTGTTGTTAGGGCATTTAAAAATGATTCAGTACCATTTCCAGAAGGTGCAGAAAGCCCTGTAGATCAGCTTGATACTTTAAAAACTGAAATGATTATTAGAGATTTAGAAGTTGTTGAAAACAGATTATCAAGACTCATTGAACAAAACAGAAAAAAGAAACCAACAAAAGAGGAAGAAAGACAGGTGAAAATTTTAGAAGAAATAAAACCGATATTAGAAGATGGAAAATTTGCTTCTAAAATTGAATTAAGTGATGAAGATAAAAAACTAATAAGTTCTTTAGCTTTATTTACATTAAAACCAATAATAGTTGTGGTAAATGTTGATGAAGACCAATTAATGGAAGAAGAATATCCAGAAAAAGAAGAATTGGTAAACGCATGTAAAGATGAAAATTTTGCATATATTGAGATTTGTGGTAAGACTGAAGCCGATTTAGTAGAACTTGATGATGATGAAAGAGAAGAATTTATGAAAGAACTTGGAATTGAAAGACCCGGAATCGATAGACTATCAAAAACAGTTTATGATCATTTAGGCTTAATAACTTTCTTTACTGTTGGGGAAGATGAAGTAAGAGCATGGACTATAAACCAAGGAACTACTATGAAAAAAGCTGCAGGGAAAATCCATACTGATTTAGAAAAAGGATTTGTTAAAGCGGAAGTTATGCATTATGAAGATTTAATTAATTTAGGCAGTGAAGATGAGGTTAAAAAGGCTGGATTATGGAGATTAGCCGGTAAAGAAGAAATAGTAAAAGATGGAGAAATCTTAACAATTAGAGCGAATGCTTAA